From the genome of Longispora fulva:
GAAGGACGCCTACTGGGCCTACTTCCACGCCCGTGCCGGCGGCTCGTGGACCTACAGCGACGAGGGCGCCGGTAGTTACGACCCGGCCCCGGGCAGCGTCGAGGGCTGGGCGTTCGGGGCCGGCCGGCAGCCCGGCATCGCGCCCCCGGCCGCCCCGGCTCCCCCGCCGCCCCCGGCCCCCGCCCCGCCCGCGCCGCAGACCCCGGGCCCGGGCCATCCGGAGCCGGAGAAAACCACGGCACCTGGCCCGCAGTCGGCCGCGCCGTCGGCGGCGACCGGCACGACGCCGGTTCCGGATTCCTCTTCGTTACGAGTGACCGAGGCCCCCACCGAGCCCGGCCGATCCCCGGTCGGGGCGGACCAGCGGCCGGAAGGGGCCACCAGCCTGCCCTGGCAGGGGGGTCTGCTTCTCGTGGCCGTGATCGCCGGGCTCGCGCTGTGGCAGGTCAAGCGGCGCCGTGCCGCCTAGGCTGCACCCGGGCGCGTGGTGGGTGTGGGCGCTGGCCCTCGGTACCGCCGCGAGCCGGACCACGAACCCGTGGCTGGGGGGCCTCGCCCTGGCGGTCGCGGGGTACGTGGTCGCCGCCCGGCGCTCGGCCGAGCCGTGGGCCGACTCGTACAAGGTGTTCCTCCGGTTCGGGCTGGTCGCGATCGCCTTCCGGCTCGGGTTCCACGCCCTCCTCGGCGGGTACGGCGGCACGCACGTCCTCGTCACCCTGCCCCGGATCCCGCTGCCCGACTGGGCGCACGGCATCCGCCTGGGCGGCCCGGTGACCGCCGAGGGCCTCGTCGCGTCGTTCTACGACGGGCTCCGGCTCGCCGTGCTCCTCGGCTGCATCGGGGCCGCGAATGCGCTGGCCAACCCGAAACGCCTGCTCCGCAGCCTGCCGGCCGCACTGTACGAGGTGAGCGTCGCCGTGGTCGTCGGCCTGACGGTCGCCCCGCAACTGGTCGCCAGCGTCCGGCAGGTCAGGCGGGCCCGGGCGCTGCGCGGGGACACGAAGCGCCGGGCGCGCGCGATCCTGGTCCCCGTCGTCACCGACGCCCTCGACCGGGCGCTGGCCCTGGCCGCGGCGATGGATTCCCGGGGCTACGGCCGGCGCGGCCCGGCACACCGGTTGACCGGCGCGTTGGTGCTGGTCGGTCTGCTCGGCGCGTGCCTCGGCCTGTACGCGCTCCTCGACGGCCGCAGCCCGGTCCTGGTCAGCGGCCCGATCCTGGCCCTCGGGCTGGCCCTCGCGGTCGGCGGGCTGGTGCTGGGCGGCCGACGGGTGACCCGCAGCCGGTACCGGCCGGACCGGTGGGGGTGGCGCGAGTGTGCCGTCGTCCTCAGTGGACTCCTGGCCGTGGCGGGTGTCTACCTCTTCCCCGCGGACCTCACCCCCGCCGTCGTGCCGCTGGCCGTGCCGGGGCTGCCGGCGTTACCCGCGCTCGGGGTGCTGTGCGCCCTGGCGCCCGCGTGGATCCGGAGTACCCGATGATCGAATTCGACGGTGTGAGCGTGACCTACCCGGACGCGCCAGGGCCGACACTGTGCGACGTGCGGCTGCACGTGCCCGAGGGCGAGTTGTGCCTGCTCGCCGGGCGGACCGGTTCGGGAAAGTCCACGCTGCTCAAGTGCGTCAACGGCCTCGTCCCGCACTTCACCGGCGGCACGCTGACCGGCACCGTGACCGTCGACGGCCGCGACACCCGCCTGCACCCGCCGCGCGAACTCGCCGACCTCGTCGGCTACGTCGGCCAGGACCCGGTCAGCGGTTTCGTCACCGACAACGTCGAGGACGAACTCGCCTACTCGATGGAGTCCCTCGGCCTGGCCAACCCGGTGATGCGCAAGCGGGTCGAGGAGACCATCGACCTGCTCGGCCTCGCCGACCTGCGGCACCGGCCGCTCGCCCAGCTGTCCGGCGGGCAGCAGCAGCGGGTCGCGATCGGGGCCGCGCTGACCGCCCACCCGCGGATCCTGGTGCTCGACGAGCCGACGTCGGCCCTCGACCCGGGCGCCGCCGAGGAGGTACTCGCGGCGCTGCACCGCCTCGTGCACGACCTCGGCGTGACCGTCCTGCTGGCCGAGCACCGCCTGGAACGGGTCGTGCAGTACGCCGACCGGGTCGTGCTGCTGCCGTCCGGGCTGGCCGGGACGCCCGGGGAGGTGCTGGCCGGCTCGGAGGTCGCGCCGCCGGTGGTCCGGCTGGGCGATGTCCTCGGCTGGGAGTCGCATCCCGTGTCGATCCGCGACGCCCGCCGGCTGGCGCGCGGAGCGGCCCTGCCCGCCGCCGGTGCCGCCAACTCCCCGGGCCCCGGTTCCGCTCAACCGCTCCTCACCGTGCGCGGCGCGGCCCTGCGCTACGGCTCCACCACCGCCCTGGCCGGCGTCGACCTCGCCGTCGCCCGGGGCGAGCGCCTGGCCGTCATGGGCCGCAACGGCGCCGGCAAGTCCAGCCTGCTCTGGGGGATCCAGGGCACCGGCGACCTCGACGCCGGCACGGTCACCGTCGACGGCGAACACCCCCGCGCGCTCCGGGCCGCCCACCGCCGCCGCCTCGCAGGCCTGGTCCCCCAGCAGCCCACCGACCTGCTGTATCTGGAGACCGTCGCCGCCGAGTGCGCCCAGGCCGACCTCGAGTCCGGGGCCCGGGCCGGAACCTGCCGCGCCATCCTCGACCGGCTCGCCCCGGGCCTGCGCGACGCGCTGCACCCCCGGGACGCCTCGGAAGGTCAACGACTTTCCCTGGTACTGGCCATCGCCCTCACCGCCAGCCCCGCCCTGCTCCTCCTCGACGAGCCGACCCGGGGCCTCGACCATCCGGGCAAGGCGGCCCTCGCGGCCCTTCTGGCCGACCTGTCCGCGCGGGGGCACGCCGTCATCGTGACAACCCACGACGTGGAGTTCGTCGCCGAGTACGCCACCCGGGTCGTCGTCCTCGCCGACGGCGAGGTCGTGGCGGACGGGCCGACGGCGGAGGTCGTGACGGCGTCCCCGGTGTTCGCCCCCCAGGTGTCGAAGATCCTGCCGGGTTACCTGACGGTCGAGGCCGTGGCGCGGGCCCTCGGCGAGGTCCGGCCGTGACCAGGCCACCGGGGGCCGCGCCGGATCTGCCGGCGCCACCGGTGTCCGGAGCCCCCGGCAGGGGCGGCGCCACCAGGCTCGTTCACCTACGGACCCGCTCCGTCCTCACCATCACCCTGGCCAGCCTCTTCGGCCTGGGTGCGGTCGGCTGGCCGCTGTTCATCAGCCCGCGCTCCACCCTCGCGCACGGCGTCGACGCCCCCTGGGTGTTCGCACTGATGCTGCCGCTGATCCTCGCGGTCGTCCTCGCCGAGATCAGCGAGGGCGGGATGGACGCGAAGGCCGTGGCCCTCCTCGGCGTGCTCTCCGCCGCCGGCGCGGCCCTGCGGCCCTTCGGTGCGGGCACCGCAGGGATCGAGACGGTGTTCTTCCTGCTCGTCCTGGGCGGCCGGGTGTTCGGGCCCGGCTTCGGCTTCGTGCTCGGCAGTACCACCCTGTTCACGTCCGCGCTGCTCACCGCGGGGGTCGGGCCGTGGCTGCCGTACCAGATGCTGGGTGCGGCCTGGTTCGGCCTCGGCGCGGGTCTCCTGCCCCGGCTGCGCGGCAGGCTCGAACCGGTCCTGCTCGCCGGCTACGCCGCGGTCGCCAGCCTCGGCTACGGCCTGGTGATGAACCTGTCGTTCTGGCCGTTCGGCACGGGCTCGGGCCTGAGCAGCATCGCGTACGTCCCGGGCGCCCCGGTCGGCGACAACCTGGTCCGCCTGGTCGGCTACATGCTGGCGACGTCCCTGGGCTGGGACGTGGGCCGCGCGCTCACCACGAGCGTCCTGGTCCTGGTCACGGCCCCGGTCATGCTCCGCACCCTGCGCCGCGCGGCCCGCCGCGCCACCTTCCCCATCCGCTGACGCCGGCAGCGCCCGGGCCGGCGGGCGTGGCCGCACCAGGCCGGACGGCGTTGTTCAGCCGCCCGCGACGGACGGCAGCACCTGCACCTCGGCCCCGTCCGGCACCGGCGTCTCCAACCCCGCCGGCTCCCCGTTGACATACACGTTCACATACCGCCGGATCGCACCCTGCTCATCGCGCACCCGCCGCTCCAGCAGCGGAAACTCCCGCCCGAGCGCGTCGAGCACCGCGCGCAGCTCCCCCGGCTCCCCCGCCAGCCGCGAGGCACCGCCCGCGTCGGCGCGCAGCACCCCGGGGAGCAGGATGGTCACGCCCACGACGCGGCCCGGACGACGAGCACGTCGGGGAGGTGCGACGCGACGAGGCCCCAGGTGTCGCCCTCGTCGGCGCTGCCGTAGACCTCGCCGTTGCGGGTGCCGAAGTAGACCCCGGCCGTGGGCGCGTCGTCGCAGCACATCGCGTCGCGCAGCACCGTGCCGTAATGGGCGGTCTCCGGCAGGCCAGCGCCGAGTTCGGACCAGGTCTGGCCCTCGTTCTCGGAGCGGTAGACCCGGGCCCGGTAGCCGACGGGCCAGCGTTTCGCATCGGCCTCCAGCGGGAAGTTGTAGATCACGCCGGGGCGGTGCGGGTGGTTGACCATCGCGAAGCCGAAGTCGCTGGGCAGACCCTCGGCGATGGACTGCCAGGTCGCGCCGGCGTCGTCGGACCGGTACACCCCGTGGTGGTTCTGGGCGAAGAACTGTTCCGGCCGGTCGGGGTGCCGGGACACCTTGTGCACGCACTGGCCGAACTCTGGCCACGGGTCGGGCAGGAAGTACGCCTTGATGCCGGTGTTGCTCGGAGCCCACGACGCGCCGCCGTCCCCGGTGCGGTACACCCCGCCGGTGGACATCGCGACCAGCATCGACGCCGGGTCGGTGGGGTGCGGGAGCACGGTGTGGATGGCCTGGCCGCCGAAGCCGGCGCCCCACTGGGGGCGGTGCGGGTGGTCCCACAGGGCCCGGACCAGCTCGAACGACCGGCCGCCGTCGGCCGACTTGAACAGCGCCGAGGGTTCGGTGCCGGCGAAGACGACGTCGGGTTCGGTGCCGGGGGTGAGCTGCCAGACCCGGCGCAGGGCCTCGCCGGTGTCGGCGGGGAACGCGATCGGCGCGGCGTCGGGTTCCTGCCAGGTCGCGCCGAGGTCGTCGCTGGTGGCCACGCTGGGCCCGAAGTGCGAGCTGTCGACGCCGACGAGCAGCCGGGGGCGGCCGGCCCTGGTGTCGATGGCGACCGAATACACCCCGGTCATGGGGAAGTGCGGGCCGGTGAGCTCCCAGGTGTGCCGGTCATCGCTCGTGGCGAGGAACAGCCCCTTCCCGGTACCGATCGCGAGGAGCACAGTCATCCGTCCAGTATCCGGCCGACTGTGGGGCCCCCGTCCCGTAGATTGAGAAACTTCACTGTCCATGACCTATCCGATCGGGCACGATCGGATAACGGTCCGGGAGTTTTTCCCGTGGGCCGTCGCAAGGGACATTAGGCGTGAGCCATCCATTCGGGACAGTTTCGCAAAGTGCCTGCTAGGCGGTGCTTAAATTTTCGGCCTTAACCATTCCCGTTCACACTGTTCGTGAATGGACTTTAGCGACCCTTAAGGTTCACTTGGGTTCCTCTTCATGCACAAACCTCGATACTTCGTTACATCCACTGGGCCGGCAGGCGGAGCAGACCCTGTCGGTTCGGTGGGATCAACTTTTCGGCAGTGACTTCAGGTACTCGTTGTACCGCACCCATTCGTCATCCTCCCCGCCCGCGGCGGAGCGGTCCGCCGCCCGGTCGAGGCGGCGCTGTTCGCGCTCGTCGGCCCGGATCCACTGGATGACGAGAATGACGAACACGATCGCGCTGGGGATCTCGCCGAAGCTCCACGTGATGCCGGCCCCGAGGTACTGGTCGGCCAGCGGGTCCGTCATCCACGGCGGCCGGACCAGGCTGAACCAGTCGTCGGCGATCAGCGACTGGGCCTGCATCAGGATGACGCCGAAGAACGCGTGGAACACCATCCCGCCGAAGTGGATCAGGATCAGCACGGGGTGCGAGACCTGCCGCCGGCCGGGGTCGATCCCGATGATCACCCAGAAGAAGAGGTACCCGGCGAGGATGAAGTGGGTCAGCATCGCCAGGTGACCGAGGTGGCTCTCCATCAGGGTGGCGAACAGCGAGCTGAAGTACAGCGCGTACAGGCTGACCACGAAGATGATCAGGGCTACGACGGGGTGGGTGAAGAACTTCAGCACCCGGCTGTGCAGGGCCAGCATCAGCCACTCGCGCGGGCCCCGGTCGCCGGCCGAGCGCGGGTCCGTCGCGGTGCCGGCCGGCCCGACCGGGCGCAGCGCGCGGAGCGCGAGGGTCAGGGGCGCGCCGAGCACCAACAGGATCGGGATCAGCATCGACAGGATCATGTGCTGCATCATGTGCGCGCTGAACAGCACGTACGCGTACCTGGCCAGGCCGAGGTTGGTGATCGCGCCGAGGAGGAGCAGGCCGCCGACCCAGGACAGGGTGCGGCCGAGCGGCCAGCGGACCCCGTTGCGGTGCAGCCGCCACACGCCGGCGAGGTAGAAGCCGATCCCGGCGAGCACCAGGGTCAGGAAGAACAGGTCCGGCAGGAACCCGCCGAACATCGACCCCAGGTCCGGGGCCGGCGGCATCGGGAAGCCGAGCAGGTCGGTGACCCGGTCGGGGTCCGCCGGGTTGGTGGGCACCGGGGTGGGCGTGCGCGACAGGCCGACCGCCAGGCCGAAGACCGCGGCCATCAGCAGCAGCTCGCCCGCCGCCAGTCGACGGAACAGGCCCGGCCGGTCGGCCAGCCGGCGCAGGACGTGGGTGCGGTGCGCGACGCCGCAGGCCCCGAGGAGCACCAGCCCGGCGACCTTGGCGAGCACCAGGCGGCCGTAGGAGCTGCCGAACACCTCTGCCCAGCTGCCGAGCCGGACTGCGGCGTTCGCGACCCCGGAGAAGACAACCAGAACAAAACACCCAAGAGCCATCCGACTGTACCGGCCGGCGGCCACCAGCAGCGCCGGCGTCCGCCGCACCGCGAGCAGCGCCGCGAGCCCGCCCAGCCACAGCACGGCCCCGCCGACGTGCAGCGCCATGCTGGTGACGGCGACCTGGTGGTTGCCGGCCCCGGCCGCGTGCCCGGTGAACGCCGGCGGCAGCGCCGTGACCAGCGCGAGGACCGCGAGCAGCGCCGCACCGGTCCGGGACAGCACCACCCGGCAGCCGACGAACAGCACGAGCGCGAGCACGACCTGCAACAGGTACGCCTTGCCCATCACCACCGTGGTCCAGAAGCTCCACAGCATCGTCGCGCTGAGCTCGTCGGCGGGCCGGCCGAGCAGGTTGGCGACGGTGAGCACGCTGAGCAGCACGGCGGCGACCGCCCAGGCCAGGGCCAGCCAGCCGGCCCGGCGGAGCAGCGGATAACCCTCGGGTCCGACCGTGGGCCCCTTGCCAGGGGTGAGGAACGCCGCGGCGACCGCGTACCCGACGGTGACCGCGCCGAGGACGTCGAGGAGCACCCGGGTCACCGGCAACCCGTAGGTCACCAGGTCACCGGGATCCGGCAGGCCGGGGACGGGGGAGCCCAGGGCGCCGCCCAGGTTCAGCACCCAGAGAAGAACCAGGACCGCGACGGCGCCGAAAGCGCCGACGAAGCCGATACTGCGCAATCGGCGACTTCCGCCTTTCAGCAAAGGGCGCTTCAAGTCGTCAGTCGTCTGCAACGTCACGCGCTTACTTTGCCCCTCTTCTTCCCGAGGACCAGACCCAGGGCCAGGACTGCGAGAAGTGCGCCACCCCCGGCGGCCCACCAGAGCCAGGCGGGCGCCGCGAAGTCGGACTCCGTGGACTTCTTCCCCGGCTTCGGGCCCTCGCTGGGCTCCTGGTCGCCCGGGATCGCCGCGGTGAAGCCGAACGCGCCCGTGACCGGGTGCCCGTCGGCGGACACGACCCGCCACGCGACCTTGTAGTCGCCGGACTTCAGCGGGTGCACCGGCTGGGACACGGTGTTGTCGGTGACGCTGAGGTCCCCGACGCTGTAGGACACGTTGCCCGGACCGTTGACGACCACGGTGCTGAACCGGCCGTCGACCCCCTCGTTGAACCGCAGGCTGACCTCGGTGATCTGCTGCTTGACGATCGCTCCGTCGGTGGGCGAACTGCCCTCCAACGTGCTGTGCGCGGCGGCCGGAGCCGCGGTGGCCAGCAACCCCGTGAACGCTAGTGCGACGACAACCAGCGCACGCTTCATGATCTTGAAACCTTCCGTAACGATGGGCGCTCCGGCTCTCGGCGAAGACCCGCCCTGAATTGGTAGTCGGCTACGCGTCGTCCACAGTTCCACTGGTGTCCCCCGTCACACGATCCTCCTTAGGGGTAAATCTCCGGGAGCGTCCCCGATTCGCTCAGGGGATTTCTCCGGCACGCTGTGGGCATGACGAAGCTCAGGAACGTGGCCGTGGGCGTGATCGCCCTGCTCAGTGTCGGCGCACTGGCCGCATGCGGGCTGGACGACTTGACCGAGAACCGCGAGGAGAACGCGTACGAGGTGACCGACGCCGTCACCAAGCTGGACATCCAGGCCCAGGCCGGCGCGGTCACGGTCCGGGCCGGCACCGGTCCGATCAAGGTCAAGGAGATCCTCCGGTACAACGGCTCGAAGCCCAAGGCCACCCACGTCGTCGCCGACGGCACGCTCCGGCTCGTCGACGGCGGCTGCTCCGGCATCCGCAACTGCGGGGTGGAGTACGAGGTGACGGTACCCGCCACCCTGGGCGTGACGGTCAAGACCAGCGCCGGCGCGGTGGACGCCTCCGGGCTGAGCGGCGAGGTGAGCCTGGAGACGAACGCCGGCAGCGTCGAGGCGCTGACCATGGGCACCAAGAAGCTGAGGATCCGCAGCGACGCCGGCCGGATCCGCGCGGAGTTCACGGTCGTGCCCGACGACGTGGACGTGCAGACCAGCGCCGGCTCGGTGGCGGTGGTGGTGCCGTCCGGCTCGACGTACGCGGTGGACGCGAAGACCAGCGCCGGCAGCCGGGACATCACGGTGCAGACGGATCCCGCGTCCGGGCACAAGATCCGGGCGGAGACGAGCGCCGGGAAGATCGAGGTCCGTAACGGGTGACCCAGGTCTCACGCCAGACACTTGAACGTGTTCAACTCGGGGGTCTACTCTCCTGTTGAACACGTTCAAGTCTGGAGTGTAGCAATGGACCTCACCGTCATCTCGTACATCGCCTACCTGCTGATCAGCATCGGGCTCACCGTCTGGGTCGCCCAGACCCTCAGCAAGGCCGGCAAGATCTTCCTGATCGACGTCTTCAAGGGCAACGCCGAACTCAGCTCGTCGGTGAACCACCTGCTCGTCGTCGGGTTCTACCTGCTCAACCTCGGGTTCGTCGCCCTGTTCATGAAGATGACCGACCAGGTCAACGGCCAACGACAGGTCTTCGAGGCCGTCGCGCTCAAGGTCGGCACCGTGCTGCTCGTGCTCGGCGTCCTGCACCTGTTCAACCTGTACGTGCTGAACAAGTTCCGGCGGCGCAGTGCCATGGACGGCCAGAAGTTCCCGCCGGTGCCGCCGCAGATGATGACCCGGATCGCGCCCCCGCAGCAGCAGTTCCGGCCGCCGATGGCCCCGCCGGCCGCCCCGCAGATGTGATGGACCGCCTCACCGTGCTCTACGACGAGCACTGCTCCTTCTGCCGACTGTGCCGGGACTGGGTCGTGAAGCAGGCCCATCTGGTACCCCTCGAATTCCTCGCCGCCGGGTCAGCCGAGGCCCGGCGGCGGTACCCCGACATCGACCCGGTCGCCACGTTGCGGGACGTCACGGTGGTCGCCGACAACGGGGCCGTGTACTGCGGCCCCAACGCCTGGGTCGTCATCCTCTGGGCGCTGTCGGAACACCGGCCCATGGCATTGAAGCTGGCCCACCCGCGATCCGCGCCCCTGGCCAGGGCCGCCGTCGCCGCGGCCGGCCAGATCAGGCTTGCGGTGCGGACGAATCCGGACCAGTACGGTAGTGACTGTGACGACAAGCAGTGTGGATAGCAAGGGTGCCGCCACCAGGGCCCTGATCCTCGAGACGGCGATGCGGCTCTTCCAGGAGCGCGGCTACGGCAAGACGACGATGCGCGCCATCGCCGAGGCCGCCGGGGTCTCCGTCGGAAACGCCTACTACTACTTCGCGTCCAAGGAACAGCTCATCCAGGGCTTCTACGACCGGCTGCAGGCCGATCACCTGGTCGCCGCACGCCAGGCCCTCGCGGGAGAGACGGACCTGGCGCGGCGGCTCGGGGTGGTGCTGAAGACGTGGCTGGACGTCGCGGAGCCGTACCACCAGTTCGCGGCGCAGTTCTTCGTCACGGCCGCCGACCCGGCCAGCCCGCTCAGCCCGTTCTCCTCGGACTCGAAGGAGGCCAGGGACGCAAGCATCGAGATCCAGGTCGAGGCGGTGTACGGCGCGACGACGAAGATCGACGGGAAGCTGCGCGAGACCATGCCGGAGTTGGCGTGGCTGGGCATGATGGGCCTGGTGCTGTACTGGATCCACGACACCTCGCCCGGCCGCGCGCAGAGCTACAAACTCGTCGACCAGTGCGTGCCGATCCTCAGCAAGGTGGTCAAGCTGAGCCGGTATCCGATCGCCAAGGCGATGATCCGCGAGGTGGCGGAGATCTGTCTGGAGCACGGGATCAGCCCGCGGATCCCGAAGCCGCCGGCCCGGCCGGAGGCTTCGGCGAAGTAGGCCCCGGTACGACCCGATGGCGCGGCGGGCGGCGCGGGTCAGCGCGCCGCCCGCGCCTCAGCGCCGCCCTCCCCGGACGGCCGCCCACACGGGTGCGCGTCAGCGCCAGCCCACGTCGATCCGGGCCCCGGCCCAGTCGAAGAAGTGCACTCTGTCCATGTGCACCCCGATCCCCATCGGCGCCCCCGGCTGCAGGTCCGGCGCGGCCCCCAACCGGACGGCCAGTTCGGCCCGCCGCCGGGTGTGCCGGCCCTCCGGCGTCGTGGCGACCGTCTGCACGTCGGGCCGCTTCCGGAACCGGGCGAGGAATCCGCGGTCCAGCTTCGGCGCGGTGACCGGACCGGTCGGGTCGTCGATGACGACGGCGAAGGCGCCGATGTCCAGGTACGCCAGCGACTCGTGGCCGTGGTGCTCGACGTAGCGGACCCGGCCGCGTAGTTCGTGGCCGCCGGCGACCAGGGCCTCGGCGCGCAGGCCGACGACGATCCGCTCGCCGTGGTAGTGCGCGAGCGCCCGGGCGCGCAGGTCGTCCCATGGCACGTTGAGCTCCTGCTCGCCGATGCGGAGGGCGACCCGGCTGCCGTCGTACACGTGCACGACGGCCTCGAGCAGGTTGATCTTCGGGGTGCCGAGGAGGGCTGCGACGTACATGGTGGCGGGGCGGCCGTACACCTCTGCCGGGGTTCCGACGTCCTGGAGCACCCCGCGCCGCATGATCGCGATCCGGTCCGCGACGGTCAGGGCCTCGGCCTGGTCGTGGGTGACGTACACCGTCGTCGCGCCGAGGTCGCGGACCATCGAGGAGATCTCGGCCCGCAGCTCGGCGCGGAGTCCACTGTCGAGGCTGGACAGCGGCTCGTCCATCAGGAAGAGCCGGGGCCGCCGGACGATGGCCCGGCCCATCGCGACCCGCTGCCGCTGGCCGCCGGACAGCTGGCTCGGCTTGCGGTTGAGCAGCTCGCCGATGCCGAGGGCCGCGGCGACGTCTGCGACCCGTTCGCTCTGCTCCTCGACGGAGACCCCGGCGAGGCGGAGCGGGAAGGCGATGTTGCCGGCGACCGTCAGCTGCGGGTACAGGGCGTAGTCCTGGAAGACCATCGCCACGTGCCGGTCCCTGGGCGGGATGTCCAGCGCGGGCTCGCCGTCGAGCAGGAGTTGGCCCGTGGTGGGGTCCTCCAGCCCGGCGATGATCCGCAACAGGGTGGACTTGCCGCACCCGGACGGACCGAGCAGCACCATGACCTCGCCGTCCCGGACATCGAGACTCACGTTGTCGACAGCTACGGTGCCGTCCGGAAAGGCTTTGGTGATCT
Proteins encoded in this window:
- a CDS encoding ABC transporter ATP-binding protein; translated protein: MSTVGLQKITKAFPDGTVAVDNVSLDVRDGEVMVLLGPSGCGKSTLLRIIAGLEDPTTGQLLLDGEPALDIPPRDRHVAMVFQDYALYPQLTVAGNIAFPLRLAGVSVEEQSERVADVAAALGIGELLNRKPSQLSGGQRQRVAMGRAIVRRPRLFLMDEPLSSLDSGLRAELRAEISSMVRDLGATTVYVTHDQAEALTVADRIAIMRRGVLQDVGTPAEVYGRPATMYVAALLGTPKINLLEAVVHVYDGSRVALRIGEQELNVPWDDLRARALAHYHGERIVVGLRAEALVAGGHELRGRVRYVEHHGHESLAYLDIGAFAVVIDDPTGPVTAPKLDRGFLARFRKRPDVQTVATTPEGRHTRRRAELAVRLGAAPDLQPGAPMGIGVHMDRVHFFDWAGARIDVGWR